One Pseudomonas brassicacearum genomic region harbors:
- a CDS encoding ABC transporter ATP-binding protein, translated as MATLELRNVNKTYGAGLPDTLKNIELSIKDGEFLILVGPSGCGKSTLMNCIAGLETITGGAIMIGDQDVSGMSPKDRDIAMVFQSYALYPTMSVRENIEFGLKIRKMSQSAIDEEVTRVAKLLQIEHLLNRKPGQLSGGQQQRVAMGRALARRPKIYLFDEPLSNLDAKLRVEMRTEMKLMHQRLKTTTVYVTHDQIEAMTLGDKVAVMKDGIIQQFGTPKDIYTNPANLFVASFIGSPPMNFIPLRLQRKDGRLLALLDSGQARCELPMGMQDAGLEDREVILGLRPEQIALAGSEANGLPTIRAEVQVTEPTGPDTLVFVNLNDTKVCCRLAPDVAPQPGETLTLQFDPSKVLLFDAQSGERLGVAGQPQADVRSANVAQFKGR; from the coding sequence ATGGCAACGCTTGAACTTCGCAACGTAAACAAGACCTATGGTGCCGGCCTGCCGGACACCCTGAAGAACATCGAGTTGTCGATCAAGGACGGCGAGTTCCTGATCCTCGTCGGCCCTTCGGGCTGTGGCAAGTCGACGCTGATGAACTGCATCGCCGGCCTTGAGACCATCACCGGCGGCGCGATCATGATCGGTGACCAGGATGTCAGTGGCATGAGTCCGAAGGATCGCGACATCGCCATGGTGTTCCAGTCCTACGCGCTGTATCCAACCATGAGCGTGCGCGAGAACATCGAGTTCGGCCTGAAGATCCGCAAGATGAGTCAGTCTGCCATCGACGAAGAAGTCACTCGCGTGGCCAAGCTGTTGCAGATCGAGCACCTGCTCAACCGCAAGCCGGGTCAACTCTCCGGCGGCCAGCAACAACGCGTGGCTATGGGCCGGGCGCTGGCGCGGCGGCCGAAGATCTACCTGTTCGACGAACCGCTGTCCAACCTCGACGCCAAGCTGCGGGTCGAGATGCGCACCGAAATGAAATTGATGCACCAGCGCCTGAAGACCACCACGGTCTACGTGACCCACGACCAGATCGAAGCCATGACCCTGGGCGACAAAGTGGCGGTGATGAAGGACGGCATCATCCAGCAGTTCGGCACGCCGAAAGACATCTACACCAACCCGGCCAACTTGTTCGTGGCGAGCTTCATCGGTTCGCCACCGATGAACTTCATCCCCCTGCGCCTGCAACGCAAGGACGGTCGCCTGCTGGCGCTTCTCGACAGCGGCCAGGCCCGATGCGAGTTGCCAATGGGCATGCAGGACGCCGGCCTGGAAGACCGTGAAGTGATCCTCGGCCTGCGCCCGGAACAGATCGCGCTGGCGGGCAGCGAGGCCAATGGCTTGCCGACCATTCGCGCTGAGGTGCAGGTCACCGAGCCTACCGGACCGGACACCCTGGTGTTCGTCAACCTCAACGACACCAAAGTCTGCTGCCGCCTGGCGCCGGACGTGGCGCCGCAGCCCGGGGAAACCCTGACGCTGCAATTCGATCCGTCGAAAGTGCTGCTGTTCGACGCCCAGTCCGGCGAACGCCTGGGCGTGGCCGGCCAGCCACAAGCTGACGTGCGGAGCGCCAACGTGGCGCAGTTCAAAGGCCGATGA
- a CDS encoding carbohydrate porin, whose product MKKKNNAQLICQLSAVAAMMLAGSAHAADAFSADSQWMTGDWGGERTKLIEQGIDIKADYVGEVGGNLHGGYNNDKTARYADQFGLGVALDLEKLWGWDNTQAKIQLTNRNGQNISNDRVGDPRAGTLSSSQEVYGRGHMVRLTQLWIKHQFLDGKLDVKAGYFGEGEDFNTFPCEFQNLAFCGSQAGNWATGIWYNWPVMQAAVRVKYNITPEFYAQIGAYNQNPSQLEHGNGFKLSGSGTKGTVIPVELVWSPKVNSLPGEYRVGYYKSTAKADDVLEDDNGDNAATSGNAYRSHSSKHGYWFVAQQQLTTHNGDASRGLNIAANATFHDKDTNFVDNYQSLMFVYKGPFDARPKDDIGIGFARIHVNEDVKKNSELVNAANGVTDYNDPLFAPLRSTEYNYELNYGIHVTNWLTVRPNLQYITHPGGVDEVDNALVAGLKIQSVF is encoded by the coding sequence ATGAAGAAGAAAAACAACGCCCAGCTAATCTGCCAGTTGTCAGCCGTTGCGGCGATGATGCTGGCCGGTAGCGCACACGCGGCCGACGCGTTCAGCGCCGACTCGCAGTGGATGACGGGTGACTGGGGCGGTGAACGGACCAAGCTCATCGAGCAAGGTATCGACATCAAGGCCGACTACGTCGGTGAAGTCGGCGGCAACCTGCACGGCGGCTACAACAACGACAAGACCGCGCGTTACGCCGACCAGTTTGGTCTGGGTGTGGCGCTGGACCTCGAAAAGCTGTGGGGTTGGGATAACACCCAGGCCAAGATCCAGCTCACCAACCGTAACGGTCAGAACATCTCCAACGACCGTGTCGGCGACCCACGTGCAGGCACCTTGAGTTCTTCCCAGGAAGTCTACGGCCGTGGTCACATGGTCCGCCTGACTCAATTGTGGATCAAGCACCAGTTCCTCGACGGCAAACTGGACGTCAAGGCCGGTTACTTCGGCGAAGGCGAAGATTTCAACACCTTCCCTTGCGAGTTCCAGAACCTGGCATTCTGCGGATCCCAGGCGGGTAACTGGGCAACCGGTATCTGGTACAACTGGCCGGTCATGCAAGCGGCAGTTCGCGTGAAGTACAACATCACGCCTGAGTTCTATGCGCAAATCGGCGCGTACAACCAGAACCCATCGCAACTGGAGCACGGCAACGGCTTCAAGCTCAGCGGCAGTGGTACCAAGGGCACCGTCATCCCGGTCGAGCTGGTCTGGTCGCCGAAGGTCAACAGCCTGCCGGGCGAATACCGTGTTGGTTACTACAAAAGCACGGCCAAGGCGGATGACGTCCTTGAAGATGACAACGGTGACAATGCCGCGACCTCCGGTAACGCCTATCGCAGCCACAGCAGCAAGCACGGTTACTGGTTCGTGGCACAGCAGCAACTCACCACCCACAACGGTGATGCTTCCCGCGGCCTGAACATCGCGGCGAACGCGACCTTCCACGACAAGGACACTAACTTCGTCGATAACTACCAGTCGTTGATGTTCGTGTACAAGGGGCCGTTCGATGCGCGTCCTAAGGATGACATCGGCATCGGTTTCGCCCGTATCCATGTCAACGAAGACGTGAAGAAAAACTCTGAACTGGTCAACGCTGCCAACGGTGTTACCGACTACAACGATCCGCTGTTCGCACCGCTGCGTAGCACTGAGTACAACTACGAACTCAACTACGGTATCCACGTTACCAACTGGCTGACCGTGCGTCCTAACCTGCAATACATCACTCACCCGGGCGGTGTGGATGAAGTCGACAACGCGCTGGTGGCCGGCCTGAAAATTCAGTCGGTGTTCTAA
- the pgl gene encoding 6-phosphogluconolactonase, producing the protein MAISEVKLPQGVSALEFKSPVLLAEGLALKVAEQLRGALDARGAATLVVSGGRSPVAFFQSLAKQPLDWSKVVVSLADERWVPVEHADSNAGLLKRYLLQGAAAKAQFLSLYSASANLEAAAEQADRLLAELPPIDVLILGMGDDGHTASLFPDSPNLAEALDANGTRRCWPMLAPTVPHQRLTMSRALLASAKHKVLSISGQSKLTTLNAAVAGDDVAQMPIRAFLQPTLEIYWCP; encoded by the coding sequence ATGGCGATATCTGAAGTGAAACTGCCCCAGGGCGTCAGCGCCCTCGAGTTCAAAAGCCCGGTGTTGCTGGCTGAAGGCTTGGCGTTGAAAGTGGCCGAGCAGTTGCGGGGTGCGCTCGATGCCCGTGGCGCGGCCACCTTGGTGGTGTCCGGCGGTCGAAGCCCGGTGGCATTTTTCCAGAGCCTGGCCAAACAGCCGCTGGACTGGTCGAAAGTGGTGGTGAGCCTGGCCGATGAGCGCTGGGTGCCGGTTGAACATGCCGACAGCAATGCCGGCCTGCTCAAGCGCTATCTGCTGCAAGGTGCCGCGGCCAAGGCCCAGTTCCTGAGCCTCTACAGTGCCAGCGCCAACCTGGAGGCGGCTGCCGAACAGGCGGATCGCTTGTTGGCCGAGCTGCCGCCCATCGATGTACTGATATTGGGCATGGGCGACGACGGGCACACCGCCTCGCTGTTCCCTGACAGTCCGAACCTGGCCGAAGCCCTGGATGCCAACGGTACGCGCCGTTGCTGGCCGATGTTGGCGCCGACCGTGCCGCACCAGCGCTTGACCATGAGCCGCGCCTTGCTGGCCTCGGCGAAACACAAAGTGCTGTCGATTTCCGGTCAGTCGAAATTGACCACCCTGAACGCCGCGGTGGCCGGTGACGATGTCGCCCAAATGCCGATCCGCGCGTTTCTGCAACCTACGTTAGAGATTTACTGGTGCCCATGA
- a CDS encoding MurR/RpiR family transcriptional regulator: protein MRNLLEQIQSRLEDLNKAERKVAEVILLNPQQATRFSIAALAQAASVSEPTVNRFCRSFGVSGYPELKLQLAQSLASGAAYVSRAVEADDNPEAYTRKIFGSAIASLDSACQALDPNLISRAVDLLIQARQIHFFGLGASAPVALDAQHKFFRFNLAVTAHADVLMQRMIASVAHTGELFVIISYTGRTRELVEVARIARENGASVLGLTAEGSPLAKASTLSLNIPLPEDTDIYMPMTSRIIQLTVLDVLATGMTLRRGVDFQPHLRKIKESLNASRYPVGDEFN from the coding sequence GTGCGAAATTTACTGGAGCAGATCCAGAGTCGCCTTGAAGACCTGAACAAGGCCGAACGCAAGGTGGCCGAGGTGATCCTGCTCAACCCACAGCAGGCCACCCGCTTCAGCATCGCCGCCCTCGCCCAGGCCGCGTCGGTCAGCGAGCCTACGGTCAACCGTTTCTGCCGTTCATTCGGCGTCAGCGGTTACCCGGAACTCAAGCTGCAACTGGCCCAGAGCCTGGCCAGCGGCGCCGCTTATGTCAGCCGTGCGGTAGAGGCCGATGACAATCCGGAAGCTTACACCCGGAAAATCTTTGGCAGTGCCATTGCCTCATTGGACAGCGCCTGCCAGGCCCTTGATCCCAATTTGATCAGTCGGGCCGTCGATCTGCTGATTCAGGCACGCCAGATCCACTTCTTCGGCCTCGGCGCTTCGGCGCCCGTGGCGCTGGATGCCCAGCACAAGTTTTTCCGTTTCAACCTGGCGGTGACCGCCCACGCCGATGTGCTGATGCAACGCATGATTGCGTCGGTGGCGCATACGGGCGAGCTGTTCGTGATCATTTCCTACACCGGTCGTACCCGTGAGCTGGTGGAAGTGGCGCGCATCGCCCGGGAAAACGGCGCCTCGGTATTGGGCCTGACCGCCGAAGGCTCGCCCCTGGCCAAGGCCAGCACCCTGAGCCTGAATATTCCGCTGCCCGAAGACACCGACATCTACATGCCGATGACCTCGCGAATCATCCAGCTCACCGTGCTGGATGTGCTCGCCACCGGCATGACCCTACGCCGGGGCGTGGACTTCCAGCCGCATTTGCGCAAAATCAAGGAAAGTCTGAATGCCAGCCGGTATCCGGTGGGGGATGAGTTCAACTGA
- the zwf gene encoding glucose-6-phosphate dehydrogenase, producing MHSITVEPCTFALFGALGDLALRKLFPALYQLDGADLLHEDTRIIALAREPGSEQQHLAFIAAELRRYVGDKDLNETVLERFLARLTYLHVDFLKADDYVALAERAGSAQQVIAYFATPASVYGAICENLAKVGLSENTRVVLEKPIGSDLESSRKVNDAVAQFFPENRTYRIDHYLGKETVQNLIALRFANSLFETQWNQNYISHVEITVAEKVGIEGRWGYFDKAGQLRDMIQNHLLQLLCLIAMDPPADLSADSIRDEKVKVLKALAPISPEGLTTQVVRGQYIAGHSEGKAVPGYLEEPNSNTQSDTETFVALRADIRNWRWAGVPFYLRTGKRMPQKLSQIVIHFKEPSHYIFAPEQRLQISNKLIIRLQPDEGISLRVMTKEQGLDKGMQLRSGPLQLNFSDTYRSARIPDAYERLLLEVMNGNQNLFVRKDEIEAAWTWCDQLIAGWKKSGDAPKPYAAGSWGPMSSIALITRDGRSWYGDI from the coding sequence ATGCATTCCATAACGGTTGAACCGTGCACATTTGCCTTGTTCGGTGCGTTGGGCGATCTGGCCTTGCGCAAGCTCTTTCCTGCCCTTTATCAACTCGATGGCGCGGACTTGCTGCACGAAGACACGCGGATCATCGCGTTGGCCCGTGAACCCGGCAGCGAGCAGCAGCACCTGGCGTTCATCGCCGCTGAGCTGCGCCGCTACGTGGGCGACAAGGACCTCAACGAAACCGTGCTCGAGCGCTTCCTGGCGCGACTGACTTACCTGCACGTGGATTTCCTCAAGGCTGACGACTATGTCGCCTTGGCCGAGCGAGCCGGTTCGGCCCAACAGGTCATTGCCTATTTCGCCACCCCGGCATCGGTCTACGGCGCCATCTGCGAGAACCTGGCCAAGGTCGGCCTGAGCGAGAACACCCGTGTCGTGCTGGAGAAACCCATCGGCTCGGACCTGGAATCCTCGCGCAAGGTCAACGACGCCGTGGCGCAGTTCTTCCCGGAAAACCGCACCTATCGCATCGACCACTACCTGGGCAAAGAGACGGTGCAGAACCTGATCGCCTTGCGGTTCGCCAACAGCCTGTTCGAAACCCAGTGGAACCAGAACTACATTTCCCACGTGGAAATCACCGTGGCCGAGAAGGTCGGCATCGAAGGCCGTTGGGGCTATTTCGACAAGGCCGGTCAACTGCGGGACATGATCCAGAACCACTTGCTGCAGCTGCTGTGCCTGATCGCCATGGATCCACCGGCTGACTTGTCCGCCGACAGCATCCGTGACGAGAAGGTCAAGGTGCTCAAGGCCCTGGCACCCATCAGCCCGGAAGGCCTCACCACCCAGGTGGTGCGCGGCCAGTACATCGCCGGTCACAGCGAAGGCAAGGCTGTACCCGGTTACCTCGAAGAACCCAATTCCAATACCCAGAGCGACACCGAAACCTTCGTCGCCCTGCGCGCCGACATTCGCAACTGGCGCTGGGCCGGGGTGCCTTTTTACCTGCGTACCGGCAAGCGCATGCCGCAGAAGCTGTCGCAGATCGTCATTCACTTCAAGGAACCGTCCCACTACATCTTCGCGCCCGAGCAGCGCCTGCAGATCAGCAACAAACTGATCATCCGCCTGCAACCGGACGAAGGGATTTCCTTGCGAGTGATGACCAAGGAGCAAGGCCTGGACAAGGGCATGCAATTGCGCAGCGGTCCGCTGCAACTCAACTTCTCCGACACCTATCGCAGCGCACGGATACCCGATGCCTACGAGCGGTTGTTGCTGGAAGTCATGAACGGCAATCAGAACCTGTTTGTCCGTAAAGATGAAATTGAAGCCGCGTGGACGTGGTGTGACCAGTTGATCGCCGGGTGGAAGAAATCCGGTGATGCGCCCAAGCCGTATGCGGCCGGGTCCTGGGGGCCGATGAGCTCCATTGCACTGATCACGCGGGATGGGAGGTCATGGTATGGCGATATCTGA
- a CDS encoding D-hexose-6-phosphate mutarotase, whose amino-acid sequence MHEHPLQRFFRSLRERPVFAWERYRQRDVLVIDHPLCQAVFSRQGAQLLHFQPRGQKPWLWCAAKWPHVGAIRGGVPVCWPWYGRHPSENAWPSHGWARLIDWKLLDSRSDEEGVHLHWQLQLCDWQVDLHADLGERMELRLSTEHQDSSPCQLSQALHAYWRIGDIGEVALSGLEGAQGYDQLSRAVCRQEGELRVEGGCQRVFQHEGELQLKDHAWQRELCIDTGDSADTVVWHPGARPLLGVSWDEVSEFVCVEAASGGTDSLCLAPGERAHLSLQARVGA is encoded by the coding sequence ATGCATGAGCATCCGCTACAACGCTTTTTCAGATCCTTGCGCGAACGCCCGGTGTTTGCGTGGGAGCGTTATCGGCAGCGCGATGTGCTGGTGATCGATCATCCGCTGTGCCAGGCGGTGTTCAGCCGCCAGGGTGCGCAGTTGCTGCACTTTCAACCGCGCGGCCAGAAGCCTTGGTTGTGGTGTGCGGCCAAGTGGCCACACGTCGGGGCGATACGCGGCGGGGTGCCGGTGTGCTGGCCGTGGTATGGCCGTCATCCGAGCGAAAACGCCTGGCCGTCCCATGGTTGGGCGCGCCTGATCGATTGGAAACTGCTCGACAGCCGCAGTGATGAAGAGGGCGTGCACCTGCATTGGCAGTTACAACTGTGCGACTGGCAGGTCGATCTGCATGCCGACCTGGGCGAGCGCATGGAGTTGCGCTTGAGCACCGAGCATCAAGACAGTTCTCCCTGCCAACTGAGCCAGGCTTTGCACGCGTATTGGCGTATTGGTGACATCGGTGAGGTAGCGCTGTCTGGGCTCGAAGGCGCGCAGGGGTACGACCAGTTGAGCCGTGCGGTTTGCCGGCAGGAAGGTGAATTGCGGGTCGAGGGTGGTTGTCAGCGGGTGTTCCAGCATGAGGGGGAATTGCAACTCAAGGACCACGCCTGGCAGCGGGAACTGTGCATCGACACGGGCGACAGCGCCGACACAGTGGTGTGGCATCCCGGCGCCCGGCCATTGCTGGGGGTGAGTTGGGATGAGGTGTCGGAATTCGTCTGCGTCGAAGCGGCCAGTGGCGGCACCGATAGCCTGTGCCTGGCGCCGGGGGAACGGGCGCATCTGAGTTTGCAGGCACGGGTGGGGGCTTGA